The following nucleotide sequence is from Phycisphaera sp..
ACGTCGCACACCGCCCGGGCAATCACCGAGATCGGCCCATACTCGCGGTTGCCCGGCGTCGCGAGCAGCCGGTCGCCGAGTTCCTTCTGGATGGTCACGCCGAGGATGGAGCACGTCGGGTAGTGCATGAGCAGTGTCGACATCAGCGGTGTTGCGCAGCCGTAGGGCAGGTTGGCGACGAGCCTGAACGGCTCGGCGCCGAGCCACTCGATAATCTGCGGGTTGAGCGCCCGCTTCCCTTCCAGGCAGTCGCCATGAATGAGCGTGAAGTTCTCGCGATCCCCAAGCCGTTCTTGGAGCAACCCGGCCAGCGCATCGTCAAGCTCGCACGACAGCACCTGCGCTCCGGTATCAACCAGGGCCTCGGTCAGCGTTCCAGTACCCGGGCCGACTTCGAGCACGCGAGAATCGACAGCAATCCCGCACGCTTTCACGAGCTTCAGGATCAGGTTCTGATCGGTCAGGAAGTTCTGCCCCAGCGATCGCTTGGGACGCAGGCCTCGTGATTCCAGCAGTTCCTTGATTTCCGCGAGCGTCTGCACGCGATCACCACTCGCCGTTCAGGATACGGTCGATGGCCAGCGCCACGCCGTGATTCGCGCACGTCTCGGACACGCGGTCGGCCTTGGCCTTCACGAAGTCGGGCGCTTCGCCCATCGCCACGCCCAATGCAGCGCCTTCGAGCATCTGCAGGTCGTTGGCCTGATCGCCGATGGCCGCGATGCGGTCGTGCGGCACGCCCAGCCGATCGGCCAGCCGCTGCAGGGCGCTCCACTTGTCGGCCTTCACGGGGAACACCTCGAGCACGTGCGGGGGTTCCGTATCCTCGGGCACATGGGTGCTCAGCGGGAAGGCATGAACCATCGCCACGCCCGCCAGCTCACGCGTGAGCAGCTCGCTCAGCCGGGCGACTTCGGCCGCGCTGCCCGAGGCCACGGCGCGGACGCTGGGCAGGTCGTGCAGCGGCCCGTCGCGGCTGACGCGATACTCCACCGCCGAGCCCTTGGCCTTCTGCTTGTCCATCCACAGCTCGAGCACGGGGTGCAGCCGCTCGCCCTCGTACAGCACGACGTAGTCGAAGCCCGCCTGATCGCGGTCCTTCTGGACCAGCACCGCGAGATCGTGCCCGCGGCTGAACTCGGCGACGCGATCGATGAGCACCGAGTCGAGGCTGAGCCCGTCGAGGGTCCGGCGCTCCCGGCCGCAGGCGATCTGCGCCCCGCCCGAGACCACCACCGGCTCGAGCTGCTCGATCGCGTCGAGCACCGCGTGGCACTCGCTCAGCACGCGCCCGGTGCAGATCGTCACGCCCACGCCCGCCCGCCGGGCACGTTGTACGGCCGCCAGATTCTCCCGGGACACCGCTCCCTGGCGGCCGACGAGGGTGCCGTCCAGGTCGATGGCGATGAGGTCGTAGCGTGATGGCATCGGGGCATCGTTGGCGCGCCCGGGTACGCAAACCGGCGTCGCATTGCCGATGCAGGGACAATGCCCGACGCGCCCGCCAATCCGTCCGTGCTCATCCCCATGCCCCAGGGCATGGGCGTCAACGGCGTGGTGAGCTGGGCCCTGCGGCTGGCCGGAACGCTCACCGAGCGTGGATGGCCCGTGGGCCTTGTGTTGCACAACGAGCCCGAGGGCCACGCGCCGGCGGGGCACCAGATCCCGCGAGGCGTACGCACGTTCGACCTTCGGCACCTGCCGCCCATGAGCCCGCCGGGCCAGCCGCTGGCACCCTTCACGCGGGCGTATCGCGAGGCCCTCGCCGAGCTTGGCTGGTCGCCGTGGAATCCCGCCGTCATGCTGCCCAATCTCGACGCCGGCACGTTCGCCATCGCCGCCGCCCTGAGCGCCACGCACGGCGACTACCTCCGCGTCGTCGGCTGGCAGCACAGCGACGTGCCCTTCGACACGGCATTGCTGACCACCTACGAGCCCATGCTCGCCGCGATGGTGGGGGTGAGCGCGCACATCACCGAGAATCTGCGCGAGGGACTCCCGTGGCGGGCGGATGGCATCCACAACATCCCCTGTGGCGTCGAAGTTGTCGAGGCACTGCCCGAGCGGGAGCCCGGCCCCATCCGCCTGCTCTACGCCGGCCGCCTCGAGCACGAGCAGAAACGCATCGGCGTGCTCCTCGAACTCGCCGAGGTGTTGCACGAGCGTGGCGTGCCACACGATCTGCGTTTCATCGGCGATGGCCCGGCCGCACGCGAGATCGAAGAACTGGCCAGGAAGCTCCCGAGCGTCCGGCATGTTCCGCCGGTCAACCGAAGCCAGATGCACGAGCACCTGGGCTGGGCCGACGCGATGCTGCTGTCGTCGCGCTACGAGGGGCTGAGCCTCTCCATGCTCGAAGCGATGGCGGCCGGCGTCGTGCCGATCGTGACGCGCGTCCGTTCTGGCGCATCGGAAGCGGTCGAGCACGGCGTGAGCGGCTGGCTCATCGATGGAGAAGGCGAAGACCCGGCTGTCGCTCGTCGCTTCGCCGACGTGATCGAGCAATTGGCCGGCGATGGATTGGCCAGCATGTGCTCGGCCGCCCACGCCCGCGCCGCGGAGCGGTACAGCCTTGGCACGCACGCCGACGCGTGCGCGCAACTCTTCCGCCAAGCCGTCGCCGGCGAGCCCCGCTGGTGGCCGCTCGACCGCCCCTGCACGTTCGGTGGCTCGGGCTCTGGCTCACCGACCGCCAGCGTGCCTCCCGACGCCGCCGAGCGTGCCGCCAAGGCCCTCGCCACCATCGAAGGCCCCATCGCCATCTACGGCGCGGGCCGCCACACGCTGGCCATCGCCGAGGTGCTTGCCAACGCCGACGTCGTGTGCGTGATCGACGACGACCCGAAGAACCACGGCAAGACGCTGTGGGGGTGGCCGGTGGTGGGGTTGGAGGATTGCCCGAGGGATGTGGTGGTGCTGGTGTCGTCCTTCATGCACCGGGATGGAATGGCTCGGCGCTGCCACGGCGTGGGTCTGAAGCCGCTTGTTCTCTACCAGGTTGCAAGAGACTCACTGTTGGAAGGACCACAATAAGGTGCGGTTCTCGGCGAAAGCAGGAAACGCGACTTGGCTCCACCAATCGTTCGGTATGTGCTCAAACTGAACGTGGACTTCGTTCTCAAGAGCCTCGAAACCGTCCATATCTTCCTGAACCTCGTAGTGTGATCCGTCCCGCAGCGCAAAGAGCAGGCAAATGCAATCGACCGTATAGCAATCAAGCTTGTATGCGTCGATCCTCACCACTTCGTTCCACGCGAACCCCTCGGCTCGCGCGCCTCGGACGATTCGAAGGCCGCCCTCGTCCAACTTGATGGAAGGCTTGGAGCGTCGCCGAAGCCAGAATCGCACTAGATCACCGAGTCGTGCTTAGGGATGTTGTGTGCCGGGGCGGTGTTGAGCTCGACCAGCGTCTCCTCCTGGATCTTCTTCGCGTCCTCGTCATCGACGTAATCGCTGTGGCACGCGGCCTTGCCATCGTCGTCGGCGGGCAGCGTGCCCTTCACCTTGCTGGCCAGCTTGTGGATCTCCTCGGGCTTGAGGTACCCGCGCTGTTCGAGGATGCGTTGCTGCTCCTCGCTGAGGGCGTCGCTCTTCACGGGCTTGCCGCGATCAAAACCCTCGGCCTTGCCCGACGCGAACTCCTGGATCTCCTTGCTGATGCGCACGCTGCACCAGTCGTGGCCGCACATGGCGCAGAAGTCGGTGTCGACGTCCAGGTCCTCGTCGTGGTACGCGCGGGCGGTATCGGTGTCGAAGGCCAGCTCGAAGTGCTTCTCCCAGTTCAGCGCGGCACGAGCCCGGGTCAGCTCGTCGTCCCAGTGCCGGCTGCCAGGGATGCCCAACGCCACGTCGGCGGCGTGCGCGGCGATCTTGTACGCCACGCAGCCCTCCTTCACGTCGCCCTTCTTGGGCAGGCCCAGGTGCTCCTTGGGCGTCACGTAGCACAGCATGCTCGCGCCGTGGTAGGCCGCGTTGGTCGCGCCGATGCAACTGGTGATGTGGTCGTAGCCCGGGAAGACGTCGGTCACCAGCGGCCCGAGCACGTAGAACGGCGCGCCGTGGCACAGCCGCCGCTGCAGCTTCATGTTGTACTCGATCTGGTCCAGCGGCACGTGCCCCGGCCCCTCGACCATGACCTGCACGCCGTGCCGCCAGGCCCGCTCGGTCAGCTCGCCGATGGTCTCCAATTCGGCCAGCTGCGCGTCATCGGTCGCGTCGGCCAGCCCGCCGGGCCGCATGCCGTCGCCGATCGAGAACGTTACGTCGTGGCGGCGCATCAGCTCGCAGATGTCATCCCACATCGTGTACATCAGGTTGTCGCGGTTCTTCTCGAGCATCCACTTGGCCAGCAGGCTGCCGCCGCGCGACACGATGCCGATGAGCCGGTTCTTGACGTACTTCAGGTCCTTCTTCCGTACGCCCGCGTGGATGGTGAAGTAATCCACGCCCTGCTTCGCCTGGTGCTCGAGGGTGTCCAGCACGATCTGCTCGTCCAGGTCGGTCAGCTTCCGCCCGATGATCATGCTGTAGATCGGCACAGTGCCGATGGGCACCGTCGAGTTCCGCAGGATCGCCTCGCGGCACTCGTCCAGGTCGCCGCCAGTGGACAGGTCCATTACCGTGTCGGCGCCCCACTTCTCGGCCCACCGCAGCTTCTCGACCTCCTCGTCGGTGCCGCTGGAGACCGGCGACGCGCCCATGTTGGCGTTCACCTTGGTCTTGCTCGCACGGCCGATGGCCATCGGGTCGAGGTTGTACTTGAGGTGCGTCAGGTTCGCGGGGATGACCATGCGCCCCGCCGCGACCTCGTCGCGCACTTGCTCCGGAGTGAGGTGCCCCTCACGCTCGGCCACGCGCCGCATCTGATCCGTGACCATGCCCAGCCGCGCGCTCTCGAGCTGGGTGATGGGCTCGAAGCCGTCGGGCGCAACGCACCGGATGAACTGCCCAACCGCATCCTGGTTATGCCCCGAGCACCCGCTCGCATGATCGCTCGCCGCTGCGATTGCCCAGCCCTCGGGCAGGAAGTCCCACGCGGTAAAAGGGCTCGCCTCGGGCATGTTCGGCGTGTCGGGCGAACTGAACGTCAGCGGCTTGCCGATCTCGGCCTTGTTCGCGAAGCTGCCCGGCGTCGTCACGCCGTCATCCCCCGGGTTGCCCGCGCCGCGCTTGGGCACGGCGAAGCGGGCGGTAGGGGTGTCCGCCTGCGGGTTGGCCGCCAGGCTCTGGACGTGCGATTGGTTGTTGTTGATGGTCGTCATAGCGCGTTCCCTCCGCCGGCATAACCCGGATCAGGTGGTGCGGGTGCGTCTCAGCCCCCACAGACAAGTGGGGGCGCCCCGAGCGAGTTGAATGATAGGTGGCCGCCCAGACCGAACTGGCCTACGGGAAGATCTCGGTATCCACCCAGTGCATGACGCTCCCCGTCGGCGGCTTCTCGACGCCCACGTGCCGGAGCATGTTGATCATCTGGGCCCGGTGGTGCATGCTGTGCGTGGTGACGTGGACCAGGATGTGGGCCCGCGTGAACCGCCGCGTCGAGTCGCCACGCGGCCGTTCGATGACTTCCTCAAGTGGGAATTGGTCCGCGATCGCGCCCCAGTCGTGGTGCAGTTCGGTGGTGAGTGCTTCGAGTTGCTCGATGGTGTACGGCCCTTCATCGGGCAGCCAAGCCCGCCGCGGACGGTTCGCGTACACGTCGGCCCACCCACGGAGCGCCCCCAGGTTGTGCTCGAACGTCGCGCGGATCGAACCTGGGCCCATCTCGAAGGGGCGGTCCAGTTGCTCGGGTGAGAGCCCACGCATTGCGGCGAGCAACTCGGCATCGGCTGACTTGCAATGGGCCAATAGGATTGCGAAAGCGTCGGTCTTGATGTTGCTCGGATCGATCATCGCGCGATCTCCACCGCTCGTGTTTCCCTCAGCACCGTCACCCGGATCTCCCCGGGGAACGTCATCTCGTCGGCCACCCGCTTGGCAATCTGCGTCGCCACGTAGTGCGCCTCGTCGTCGGTCACGCGCTTGGCGTCGACCATGACGCGCACCTTGCGCCCCGCCTGCACGGCGTACGCCTCGGTCACGCCCTTGTGCGCCAGCGCGATGTCCTGCAGGTCGTTCAGCCGCTGGATGTACAGCTCCATCGACTCACGCCGCGCCCCGGGCCGGGCACCGCTGAGCGCGTCGGCGGCCATCACGATGGGCGTGTAGAAGCTGGTCGAGGGGATGTCGCCGTGGTGCCCGCCGATGGCGTTGAGTACGGGCTCCTTCTCGCCGTAGCGCTTGGCGAAGTCCATGCCGATCTTGGGGTGCCCGCCCTCCATCTCGTGGTCCATGGCCTTGCCGATGTCGTGCAGGAAGCCGCACCGCCGCGCGAGCTTGCCATTGAGCCCGAGCTGGTCGGCGATGATCTGGCTGAAGGTCGCGACCTCGATGGAGTGCTGTAGCACGTTCTGGCCGTAGCTCGTGCGATAGTGCAGCTTGCCCATGGCCTCGATGACCTTGGCGTGCAGCCCGCCGATCTTGACCTCCATCTGCGCGTCTTTGCCGTGCTTGCGGATGCGCTCCTCGAATTCGGTCTTGACCTTCTCGACGGTTTCCTCGATGCGTGTGGGGTGCATCCGGCCGTCGGAGATCAGGCGTTCGAGGGCTTCGACCGCCACCGCCTGCCGAACCTTGTCGAAGCACGACACCGTAATCACGCCCGGCGTGTCGTCGACGATGATGTCCACACCGGTCATCTTCTCGATGGCGCGGATGTTGCGGCCCTCACGGCCGATGATGCGGCCCTTCATCTGGTCGTTCGGGATCGCGACCGACCGCACCAGGTGCTCGGTCGCGAAGTCGCCCGCGTACCGCTGGGCGGCTTGCAGCAGGATCTCGGTCGAGCGCTCCTTGGCTTGGGCCTCGGCTTCGTCGGTGATCTTCCTGGCCACCGCCGCCGCCTCGTGGCGTGAATCCTCGGCCACGCGTTCGATGTACGCCTCGCGAGCCTCCTCGACGCTCATGCCGGCGACCTCGGCGAGTGCCCGGGTCTGGCGGTCGATCAGCTTCTCAAGCTCGCCCGAGCGTTCCTCGAGCTTCTCGTCGCGATCGCGCATCTCGCGATCCCGCTTGTCGGCCTGCTTCTCGCGATCGGCCACCCGAGATTCGGCCTTATCAAGAGCCGAATCGCGCTTCGACAGTTCCTTGTCTTCCTGGCGTAGACGCTTGCGTTCGGTGTCGAGTTCGTCTTCCACTTCCCGAAGCCGCTGGTGCACCTGCTTCTCGGCATCGGCCTCCGCGCGGCTCTGAATGGCCTGCGCCTCGGTTCGTGCCTGTTCGGTGATCAGGTCGGCCTCACCCCGGGCGTGAGACAGCGTGCGCGCAATGATCCTCGCGTGCGCGAATAAGCCAATCACCCCACCGATAACCAAACCGGCGGCGATATACAAAATGGTCAGTGTGTCGGGCATCGCGTCGGCCTATCAGCATGCGTTCATTGCACGCGCGACCACACGGTTTCCCCGAATCGCTCACCCTACGTCGCAACCTCGGCTCTCCGGAGCTGCCGTCCTCTGTCGGATTGACGCCACCGGAGAGTCGGCGGCTTGCAACGGGGCGAGCGACCTGCGTCGGCGGCCCCGAGAGATCGGGTGATATTCGGCCCTGTCGGTCGAGCGTCAGCCGGGCATTCCCCAGCCGCTGGCAGTATAGCAGAACGCCCTGTAGATTATGACAACTTCACAAAAGTCCGCGAGACAGGGGTGGGGCTCAACCCGCACGCCGGGTTCGTTGCATGCCGGTAACCCGATCGACATACCCGGTAATCTGCCGAACAATGAAGTCCCGGTGCTCGGCGTGCTGCGAGAAGTCGAAGGCGAAACCCAGGTGCAGGTTCTGCGCGCTGTCGAGGTGCTGATGCACACAGCGGGCCGTTACGACCAGCGGCGCGGGCATCTCGGTGCCGAGGGCCATTCGCAGCCAGTAGCGGCCGCTCGAGTCGAAGCTGGGCCGAGACGCCGGCGGCACCACCAGCCCCGCGCCTCCGCCACCCACGTTGACCAGCTGTCCCTGGTACGCCCCGGCAACCTCAGGCATGAGGGAGATCGGCGACTCGAGACCCAATTTCGGTGAACTCGCATCCCCCTCATCCTCGAACGGGATCCGGCTGGCGACTTCGGCGGCTACCGCGGTCTGGGGG
It contains:
- the rsmA gene encoding 16S rRNA (adenine(1518)-N(6)/adenine(1519)-N(6))-dimethyltransferase RsmA, which codes for MQTLAEIKELLESRGLRPKRSLGQNFLTDQNLILKLVKACGIAVDSRVLEVGPGTGTLTEALVDTGAQVLSCELDDALAGLLQERLGDRENFTLIHGDCLEGKRALNPQIIEWLGAEPFRLVANLPYGCATPLMSTLLMHYPTCSILGVTIQKELGDRLLATPGNREYGPISVIARAVCDVEKIAHLPPACFWPRPQVDSSMLVLRRRPEPMCDPYALSTVCGALFQQRRKRIAKPLRELLGDREPPEGVSPDMRAEEVSLQAFCRLASAIDHE
- the thiC gene encoding phosphomethylpyrimidine synthase ThiC, translated to MTTINNNQSHVQSLAANPQADTPTARFAVPKRGAGNPGDDGVTTPGSFANKAEIGKPLTFSSPDTPNMPEASPFTAWDFLPEGWAIAAASDHASGCSGHNQDAVGQFIRCVAPDGFEPITQLESARLGMVTDQMRRVAEREGHLTPEQVRDEVAAGRMVIPANLTHLKYNLDPMAIGRASKTKVNANMGASPVSSGTDEEVEKLRWAEKWGADTVMDLSTGGDLDECREAILRNSTVPIGTVPIYSMIIGRKLTDLDEQIVLDTLEHQAKQGVDYFTIHAGVRKKDLKYVKNRLIGIVSRGGSLLAKWMLEKNRDNLMYTMWDDICELMRRHDVTFSIGDGMRPGGLADATDDAQLAELETIGELTERAWRHGVQVMVEGPGHVPLDQIEYNMKLQRRLCHGAPFYVLGPLVTDVFPGYDHITSCIGATNAAYHGASMLCYVTPKEHLGLPKKGDVKEGCVAYKIAAHAADVALGIPGSRHWDDELTRARAALNWEKHFELAFDTDTARAYHDEDLDVDTDFCAMCGHDWCSVRISKEIQEFASGKAEGFDRGKPVKSDALSEEQQRILEQRGYLKPEEIHKLASKVKGTLPADDDGKAACHSDYVDDEDAKKIQEETLVELNTAPAHNIPKHDSVI
- a CDS encoding HAD hydrolase family protein; amino-acid sequence: MPSRYDLIAIDLDGTLVGRQGAVSRENLAAVQRARRAGVGVTICTGRVLSECHAVLDAIEQLEPVVVSGGAQIACGRERRTLDGLSLDSVLIDRVAEFSRGHDLAVLVQKDRDQAGFDYVVLYEGERLHPVLELWMDKQKAKGSAVEYRVSRDGPLHDLPSVRAVASGSAAEVARLSELLTRELAGVAMVHAFPLSTHVPEDTEPPHVLEVFPVKADKWSALQRLADRLGVPHDRIAAIGDQANDLQMLEGAALGVAMGEAPDFVKAKADRVSETCANHGVALAIDRILNGEW
- a CDS encoding glycosyltransferase; translation: MPDAPANPSVLIPMPQGMGVNGVVSWALRLAGTLTERGWPVGLVLHNEPEGHAPAGHQIPRGVRTFDLRHLPPMSPPGQPLAPFTRAYREALAELGWSPWNPAVMLPNLDAGTFAIAAALSATHGDYLRVVGWQHSDVPFDTALLTTYEPMLAAMVGVSAHITENLREGLPWRADGIHNIPCGVEVVEALPEREPGPIRLLYAGRLEHEQKRIGVLLELAEVLHERGVPHDLRFIGDGPAAREIEELARKLPSVRHVPPVNRSQMHEHLGWADAMLLSSRYEGLSLSMLEAMAAGVVPIVTRVRSGASEAVEHGVSGWLIDGEGEDPAVARRFADVIEQLAGDGLASMCSAAHARAAERYSLGTHADACAQLFRQAVAGEPRWWPLDRPCTFGGSGSGSPTASVPPDAAERAAKALATIEGPIAIYGAGRHTLAIAEVLANADVVCVIDDDPKNHGKTLWGWPVVGLEDCPRDVVVLVSSFMHRDGMARRCHGVGLKPLVLYQVARDSLLEGPQ
- the rny gene encoding ribonuclease Y, translating into MPDTLTILYIAAGLVIGGVIGLFAHARIIARTLSHARGEADLITEQARTEAQAIQSRAEADAEKQVHQRLREVEDELDTERKRLRQEDKELSKRDSALDKAESRVADREKQADKRDREMRDRDEKLEERSGELEKLIDRQTRALAEVAGMSVEEAREAYIERVAEDSRHEAAAVARKITDEAEAQAKERSTEILLQAAQRYAGDFATEHLVRSVAIPNDQMKGRIIGREGRNIRAIEKMTGVDIIVDDTPGVITVSCFDKVRQAVAVEALERLISDGRMHPTRIEETVEKVKTEFEERIRKHGKDAQMEVKIGGLHAKVIEAMGKLHYRTSYGQNVLQHSIEVATFSQIIADQLGLNGKLARRCGFLHDIGKAMDHEMEGGHPKIGMDFAKRYGEKEPVLNAIGGHHGDIPSTSFYTPIVMAADALSGARPGARRESMELYIQRLNDLQDIALAHKGVTEAYAVQAGRKVRVMVDAKRVTDDEAHYVATQIAKRVADEMTFPGEIRVTVLRETRAVEIAR
- a CDS encoding DinB family protein; the encoded protein is MIDPSNIKTDAFAILLAHCKSADAELLAAMRGLSPEQLDRPFEMGPGSIRATFEHNLGALRGWADVYANRPRRAWLPDEGPYTIEQLEALTTELHHDWGAIADQFPLEEVIERPRGDSTRRFTRAHILVHVTTHSMHHRAQMINMLRHVGVEKPPTGSVMHWVDTEIFP